A stretch of the Candidatus Thermokryptus mobilis genome encodes the following:
- a CDS encoding oligosaccharide flippase family protein, with protein MPWSRKKAITDITFVTLSQYLTQFILILRGFIFAKFLGPELFGVYSAIFLFYTYGVYAQLGILDGLWRLVPYFLAQGDEAKGRNYLSTGFWALNFFGLTFVFLVFIIKLNFIVLLSALAVFFFLNFSFMLLKFQIQHKFKLLGVYQTLLSIADLIFSSILMFKLHVEGIYIGMNLALILTILLASKNLNLKFERHFDLFELKEILKIGFVNLLIGFGLRLLMTMDKFSVANFFDKASMGFYSVAYSIGMLPFFIPMTLNQVIGQRMIEEYGRTKEVQSLKIFLDESLIFLSFVLPFVSIFAIAFAEPFIILLLPKYLYSLKLVDKLAISFYFISLSAIPLTFLVTINERKWIIVSEFLLIGLLFIVNYVIAKSSLELVWITYAVLVAYFLYFISLIYLSYRKFYDILKIFNLALKLSLPVFPIFLVFSLKFINFGEWGNLVKFSLRIIIGLIWISFAIFYLKRKTVIISQMIQIIRERVGL; from the coding sequence GGAAAAAAGCTATAACGGATATAACTTTTGTCACCTTATCACAATATCTGACCCAATTTATATTAATTTTGCGTGGTTTTATTTTTGCAAAATTTCTTGGACCTGAACTATTTGGGGTTTATTCGGCAATTTTTCTCTTTTATACCTACGGCGTTTACGCTCAACTTGGAATTTTGGATGGTCTTTGGCGCCTCGTTCCTTATTTTTTAGCTCAAGGAGATGAAGCGAAAGGGAGAAATTATCTATCTACCGGATTTTGGGCATTGAATTTTTTCGGATTAACTTTTGTCTTTCTTGTTTTTATCATAAAACTCAATTTTATTGTTTTGTTAAGTGCTCTCGCTGTCTTTTTCTTTTTAAATTTTAGTTTCATGCTTCTAAAATTTCAAATTCAGCATAAGTTCAAGCTTCTTGGGGTATATCAAACATTACTTTCAATTGCGGATCTTATTTTTTCGTCAATTTTAATGTTTAAACTTCATGTTGAGGGTATTTATATCGGAATGAATTTAGCTCTAATTTTAACTATTTTGCTTGCAAGCAAAAACTTGAATTTGAAGTTTGAAAGACATTTTGACCTATTTGAGCTTAAAGAGATTTTGAAAATTGGTTTTGTAAACTTACTTATTGGGTTTGGATTAAGATTGTTGATGACGATGGATAAATTTTCAGTAGCAAATTTTTTTGATAAAGCAAGCATGGGATTTTATTCAGTAGCGTATAGTATCGGGATGCTGCCTTTTTTTATTCCGATGACTTTGAATCAAGTCATTGGTCAAAGGATGATTGAGGAATACGGGCGAACAAAGGAGGTTCAAAGTTTGAAAATCTTCCTTGACGAAAGTTTGATCTTTTTATCTTTCGTCCTTCCTTTTGTTTCAATTTTTGCTATAGCATTTGCTGAACCATTTATAATTTTGCTCCTTCCCAAATATCTCTACAGTTTAAAACTCGTTGATAAACTTGCGATTTCTTTTTATTTCATTTCTTTAAGTGCAATACCTTTGACTTTCCTCGTCACAATAAATGAGAGAAAGTGGATAATTGTCTCTGAGTTTTTATTAATAGGATTGCTATTTATAGTTAATTATGTAATTGCAAAATCAAGTTTGGAACTTGTTTGGATAACTTACGCTGTTCTTGTCGCCTATTTTCTCTATTTCATTAGTTTGATATATCTAAGTTATAGAAAATTTTACGACATTTTGAAGATTTTTAATCTGGCATTGAAACTTTCTCTACCTGTGTTTCCTATTTTTCTTGTTTTTTCGTTGAAATTTATAAATTTCGGAGAGTGGGGGAACTTGGTTAAGTTTTCTTTAAGAATTATAATCGGGTTAATTTGGATTTCATTTGCA